From Nicotiana tabacum cultivar K326 chromosome 22, ASM71507v2, whole genome shotgun sequence, one genomic window encodes:
- the LOC107831537 gene encoding auxin-binding protein T85 precursor: MARHVLVVVAVLLFATAEASQCSINGLPLVRNISELPQENYGRSGLSHTTIAGSVLHGMKEIEVWLQTFAPGSRTPIHRHSCEEIFVVLKGQGILYLTPSSHSKYPGNPQEFHIFPNSTFHIPVNDVHQVWNTGEHEDLQVLVVISRPPVKVFMYDDWSMPHTAAKLKFPYYWDEECYQTTSWKDEL, encoded by the exons ATGGCTCGCCATGTTCTCGTAGTGGTAGCTGTTTTGTTGTTCGCGACTGCTGAAGCTTCTCAATGCTCAATTAACG GATTACCACTTGTGAGGAATATCAGCGAGCTTCCACAGGAAAACTATGGGAGGTCCGGTTTATCTCACACTACAATTGCAGGTTCAGTCTTGCACGGCATGAAAGAG ATAGAAGTGTGGCTTCAAACATTTGCCCCAGGATCTCGCACACCAATACACAGGCACTCATGTGAAGAAATTTTCGTCGTCTTGAAGGGTCAAGGCATTCTATATCTCACTCCTAGTTCACATTCAAAGTACCCGGGGAACCCGCAGGAGTTCCATATATTCCCTAATAGCACCTTCCATATCCCTGTTAATGATGTTCACCAG gtatggaACACTGGTGAGCATGAAGATCTACAAGTTTTAGTTGTTATCTCGCGTCCTCCAGTGAAGGT GTTTATGTATGATGACTGGTCGATGCCACACACGGCTGCCAAATTGAAGTTCCCTTATTACTGGGATGAGGAATGTTATCAGACAACTTCGTGGAAAGATGAGCTTTAA
- the LOC107831544 gene encoding RNA demethylase ALKBH10B → MSPAVAAVGHHRVVPLAPTVTPEAASPVVKPPPPTVVSETFAKDAILAWFRGEFAAANATIDALCNHITQLEGGRSSEYESVFAAVHRRRLNWIPILQMQKYCSITEVTVELRKVADRKLKEREEEELTEAKQSDAEVNGSLGDKESKHSVESSENAGSEVVDEDESHDSPESEITDTGSVEPSVESVEFCSNHENCEARHAHIKMTKGFVSKEPVKGRMVNVVRGLKLFEDVFTPNEISKLNDFVNELRAAGQNGDLSGETFVLFNQQVKGNKRELIQFGTPIFRHIKEEATYQKSNIEPIPALLQGVIDHLIQWHLISDSRRPNSCIINFFDEGEYSQPFLKPPHLDQPVSTLLLSESMMAFGRTLVCDSDGNYKGSFMLSLKEGSLLVMRGNSADMARHALCSSASKRVAITFFKVRTKMDSFSSEVPPLTRAMTLWQPGVPTQYSTANGAANGYKIMDVIPKWGFLGAPAVMLPPIRPMVLNPKRIPHNGTGVFLPLSRKPVKHLPPRAQKRRFLELPSPGDSPKSESTSEASMDV, encoded by the exons atGTCGCCAGCTGTCGCTGCTGTTGGACACCACCGTGTAGTACCGTTAGCACCTACGGTTACGCCGGAGGCAGCTAGTCCGGTGGTGAAACCACCACCTCCGACCGTAGTGTCGGAGACATTTGCTAAGGACGCAATATTAGCGTGGTTCAGAGGGGAATTCGCAGCTGCAAATGCAACAATTGATGCGTTATGCAACCATATTACACAGCTTGAAGGCGGGAGATCATCGGAGTATGAATCGGTGTTCGCTGCCGTTCATCGCCGGCGGCTGAATTGGATCCCGATTCTTCAGATGCAAAAGTACTGTTCCATTACCGAGGTTACCGTTGAGCTACGGAAAGTCGCTGACAGAAAATTAAAGGAGAGAGAGGAGGAGGAGTTGACTGAAGCTAAACAGAGTGACGCAGAAGTGAACGGTTCTTTGGGTGACAAGGAAAGTAAGCATTCCGTAGAGAGCTCCGAAAATGCAGGAAGTGAAGTGGTGGATGAAGATGAATCACATGATTCTCCTGAAAGTGAGATCACTGATACAG GATCTGTAGAGCCTTCGGTAGAAAGTGTTGAATTCTGCTCAAACCATGAGAACTGTGAGGCAAGGCACGCCCACATCAAGATGACAAAGGGGTTTGTATCAAAGGAGCCAGTTAAAGGGCGTATG GTGAATGTAGTAAGAGGTTTGAAGTTATTCGAAGACGTATTTACTCCAAATGAAATCTCGAAATTAAATGACTTTGTGAATGAACTTCGAGCTGCTGGCCAGAATGGTGATCTCTCAG GTGAaacttttgttttattcaaccAGCAAGTGAAGGGCAACAAAAGAGAGCTGATTCAGTTTGGCACCCCAATTTTCAGGCATATAAAAGAGGAGGCCACATATCAAAAGA GTAACATTGAACCTATTCCAGCTCTTTTACAAGGTGTCATAGACCACTTGATTCAGTGGCATCTAATATCAGACAGTAGAAGACCTAACAGCTGCATCATCAACTTCTTTGATGAG GGAGAGTATTCACAGCCTTTCTTGAAACCACCTCATTTAGACCAGCCTGTGTCTACCCTTCTCCTCTCTGAATCGATGATGGCATTTGGTAGAACTCTTGTATGTGACAGTGATGGAAACTACAAAGGATCGTTCATGCTTTCTCTAAAAGAAGG GTCTCTTTTGGTCATGAGAGGGAATAGTGCTGATATGGCTAGGCATGCGCTGTGCTCATCTGCTAGCAAAAGAGTTGCTATTACATTCTTCAAAGTAAGAACAAAAATGGATAGCTTTTCCTCAGAAGTCCCTCCTCTGACTAGAGCAATGACCTTATGGCAACCTGGTGTCCCAACACAATATTCAACTGCAAATGGAGCAGCTAATGGTTATAAGATAATGGATGTGATTCCTAAATGGGGTTTCCTTGGAGCTCCAGCAGTTATGTTACCTCCTATTCGTCCAATGGTTCTGAACCCCAAAAGGATACCACATAATGGTACTGGTGTCTTTCTTCCATTATCAAGAAAACCTGTAAAACACCTTCCACCACGTGCCCAGAAAAGGCGGTTTCTTGAGTTACCTTCCCCAGGCGATTCGCCTAAATCAGAGAGCACTTCAGAAGCAAGTATGGATGTCTAG